One stretch of Variovorax sp. TBS-050B DNA includes these proteins:
- the proX gene encoding glycine betaine/L-proline ABC transporter substrate-binding protein ProX — protein MTKLTTRLFARGLLALAFATTALAALAADDLPGQGVTVRPLKSSLAEEAFQTLLVMRGLEKLGYTVEPMRDLEPATEHLAIANGDATFMAHHWSLLHADFYRNSGGDAKLWREGVYSEGAVQGYLIDRKTAEQYGITNIAQLRDPAIARLFDADGDGKADLTGCNPGWGCELAIENHLTAYHLRDTVTHKQGSYAALMADTIARFKQDKPVLYYTWTPYWVSAVLRPGADVVWLQVPFSSSQDGGNVDTQLPNGRNYGFLANEERIVANRAFIEKNPAAAKLFELMKLPIGDINAQNLRMSQGASSPQDVARHADGWIRAHQQLFDGWIAEARAAAR, from the coding sequence ATGACAAAGCTCACGACCCGTCTCTTCGCACGCGGCCTGCTCGCCCTCGCCTTCGCCACCACGGCCCTCGCCGCCCTGGCGGCCGACGACCTCCCCGGCCAGGGCGTGACCGTGCGGCCGCTCAAGAGCTCGCTCGCCGAAGAGGCTTTCCAGACGCTGCTCGTGATGCGCGGGCTCGAGAAGCTCGGCTACACCGTGGAGCCGATGCGCGACCTCGAACCCGCCACCGAGCACCTGGCCATCGCCAACGGCGACGCCACCTTCATGGCCCACCACTGGAGCCTGCTGCATGCCGACTTCTACCGGAACAGCGGCGGCGACGCGAAGCTGTGGCGCGAGGGCGTGTACTCGGAAGGCGCGGTGCAGGGCTATCTGATCGACCGCAAGACCGCCGAGCAGTACGGCATCACCAACATCGCGCAGCTCAGAGACCCCGCCATCGCCCGACTGTTCGATGCGGACGGCGACGGCAAGGCCGACCTCACAGGCTGCAATCCCGGCTGGGGCTGCGAACTGGCGATCGAGAACCACCTCACCGCCTACCACCTGCGCGACACCGTCACCCACAAGCAGGGCAGCTACGCCGCGCTGATGGCCGACACCATCGCGCGCTTCAAACAGGACAAGCCAGTCCTCTACTACACCTGGACGCCCTACTGGGTCAGCGCGGTGCTGCGCCCTGGCGCGGACGTGGTGTGGCTGCAGGTGCCCTTCTCGTCCTCGCAGGACGGCGGGAACGTCGACACGCAGTTGCCGAACGGCCGGAACTACGGCTTCCTCGCGAACGAAGAACGGATCGTGGCCAACCGCGCCTTCATCGAAAAGAACCCGGCCGCGGCGAAGCTGTTCGAGCTGATGAAGCTGCCGATCGGCGACATCAACGCCCAGAACCTGCGCATGAGCCAGGGCGCCAGTTCGCCGCAGGACGTGGCGCGCCACGCGGACGGCTGGATCCGGGCGCACCAGCAGCTCTTCGACGGCTGGATCGCCGAGGCGCGGGCCGCGGCGCGGTAG
- the proW gene encoding glycine betaine/L-proline ABC transporter permease ProW, which produces MNDNALPSELGHDAIAAAVYTDPWQALSAAPDASATSAWLDAPAQGAAAATTNAADPATTGLALHRLWDGSLPVEAWINQGLGWVVEHFRPFFQTVRLPIDGTLNWVQGLLTGLPTLAMIALVGLLAWQFAGRALAIGTTVALLLVAMLGIWPEAMVTLSLVLTSLVFCMLIGLPLGVLLASSDRAQRVMRPVLDAMQTTPAFVYLVPVVMLFGIGNVPGVIVTIIFALAPLVRLTNLGLRQVRPDLIEAARAYGASPWQMLVKVQLPLAMPSIMAGINQALMLSLSMVVIASMIAVGGLGQMVLRGIGRLDMGLATVGGLGIVLLAISLDRLTQAMGRSRRAAGRRWWHTGPAGLVLRLLQHAVAPGRPADEPAPALSTQAQ; this is translated from the coding sequence ATGAACGACAACGCACTCCCCTCCGAACTGGGCCACGACGCCATCGCTGCTGCCGTCTACACCGACCCGTGGCAGGCACTCTCCGCCGCACCCGATGCCTCGGCCACGAGCGCCTGGCTCGACGCACCGGCCCAGGGGGCCGCCGCTGCCACCACGAATGCCGCCGATCCCGCCACCACGGGTCTTGCACTGCACCGCCTGTGGGACGGCTCGCTGCCGGTCGAAGCCTGGATCAACCAGGGCCTCGGCTGGGTGGTCGAGCACTTCCGCCCCTTCTTCCAGACCGTGCGGCTGCCGATCGACGGCACGCTGAACTGGGTGCAGGGCCTGCTCACCGGCCTGCCCACGCTGGCGATGATCGCGCTCGTGGGCCTGCTGGCTTGGCAGTTCGCGGGCCGTGCCTTGGCGATCGGCACCACCGTCGCGCTGCTGCTGGTGGCCATGCTCGGCATCTGGCCCGAGGCGATGGTCACGCTGTCGCTGGTGCTGACCTCGCTGGTGTTCTGCATGCTGATCGGCCTGCCGCTCGGCGTGCTGCTGGCCAGCAGCGACCGCGCCCAGCGCGTGATGCGCCCGGTGCTCGACGCGATGCAGACCACGCCCGCCTTCGTCTACCTGGTGCCGGTGGTGATGCTGTTCGGCATCGGCAACGTGCCGGGCGTGATCGTGACCATCATCTTCGCGCTGGCGCCGCTGGTGCGCCTGACCAACCTGGGCCTGCGCCAGGTGCGCCCCGACCTCATCGAAGCCGCGCGCGCCTATGGCGCCTCGCCGTGGCAGATGCTCGTGAAGGTGCAGCTGCCGCTCGCCATGCCGTCGATCATGGCGGGCATCAACCAGGCGCTGATGCTGTCGCTCTCGATGGTGGTGATCGCCTCGATGATCGCGGTCGGCGGCCTGGGGCAGATGGTGCTGCGCGGCATCGGGCGGCTCGACATGGGCCTGGCGACCGTCGGCGGCCTGGGCATCGTGCTGCTGGCCATTTCGCTCGACCGCTTGACGCAGGCCATGGGCCGCTCGCGCCGTGCCGCCGGCCGCCGCTGGTGGCACACCGGCCCGGCAGGCCTGGTGCTGCGCCTGCTGCAGCACGCCGTGGCGCCGGGCCGACCGGCGGACGAACCGGCGCCCGCCCTGTCGACCCAGGCGCAATGA
- the proV gene encoding glycine betaine/L-proline ABC transporter ATP-binding protein ProV, whose amino-acid sequence MAKAILIDHVFKVFGDAPEQALELARQGLSKKEILARTGQSIGVFDATFEIQAGEIFVIMGLSGSGKSTLVRLLNRLIEPTAGRIVIDGADINEHSDARLRALRRKDISMVFQSFALMPHMTVRENTAFGLELSGTSKKERLAQADLALAQVGLAGWGDSYPDELSGGMQQRVGLARALASDPSILLMDEAFSALDPIIRTEMQSELLRLQQQQRRTIVFISHDLDEAMRIGDRIAIMKDGHVIQVGTPDEILRSPADDYVRSFVRGVDAAAVFKAADIARKSLTVVSEHPERGARAALQLLEDQDRDFAYVVSPNKRFLGVVSADTLRSALDGRSGPLGLQHAFLGDLPSIDADAPVAGLIGTLAQAPCALPVVAADGRFCGAISKTTLLRFLDRDTPPIEPALPHAAPALAAEAH is encoded by the coding sequence ATGGCCAAAGCAATTCTCATCGACCATGTCTTCAAGGTGTTCGGCGACGCGCCCGAGCAGGCGCTCGAACTGGCGCGCCAGGGTCTCTCGAAAAAGGAGATCCTCGCGCGCACCGGCCAGTCGATCGGCGTGTTCGACGCCACCTTCGAGATCCAGGCCGGCGAGATCTTCGTGATCATGGGCCTTTCGGGCTCCGGCAAGTCGACGCTGGTGCGCCTGCTGAACCGGCTCATCGAGCCGACCGCGGGGCGCATCGTGATCGACGGCGCCGACATCAACGAACATTCCGACGCCCGACTGCGCGCGCTGCGCCGCAAGGACATCAGCATGGTGTTCCAGTCCTTCGCGCTGATGCCGCACATGACGGTGCGCGAGAACACCGCCTTCGGCCTCGAGCTTTCGGGCACCAGCAAGAAGGAGCGCCTCGCGCAGGCGGACCTCGCGCTCGCGCAGGTCGGCCTCGCGGGTTGGGGCGACAGCTACCCCGACGAGCTCTCGGGCGGCATGCAGCAGCGCGTGGGCCTGGCGCGCGCGCTGGCTTCCGACCCGTCGATCCTGCTGATGGACGAGGCCTTCTCGGCGCTCGATCCGATCATCCGCACCGAGATGCAGTCGGAACTGCTGCGGCTGCAGCAACAGCAGCGCCGCACCATCGTCTTCATCTCGCACGACCTCGACGAGGCGATGCGCATCGGCGACCGCATCGCGATCATGAAGGACGGCCACGTGATCCAGGTCGGCACGCCCGACGAGATCCTGCGCAGCCCCGCCGACGACTACGTGCGCAGCTTCGTGCGCGGCGTGGACGCGGCGGCCGTGTTCAAGGCCGCGGACATCGCGCGCAAGTCGCTCACCGTCGTCAGCGAGCATCCCGAACGCGGCGCGCGCGCGGCGCTGCAGCTGCTCGAGGACCAGGACCGCGACTTCGCCTACGTGGTCAGCCCGAACAAGCGCTTCCTCGGCGTGGTCTCGGCCGACACGCTGCGCAGCGCGCTCGACGGCCGCTCGGGTCCGCTCGGCCTGCAGCACGCCTTTCTCGGCGACCTGCCTTCGATCGATGCCGACGCGCCCGTCGCCGGGCTCATCGGCACGCTCGCCCAGGCGCCCTGCGCGCTGCCGGTGGTGGCGGCGGACGGCCGCTTCTGCGGCGCGATCAGCAAGACCACGCTGCTGAGGTTCCTCGACCGCGACACGCCGCCGATCGAACCCGCCCTGCCCCACGCCGCCCCCGCGCTCGCCGCCGAAGCGCACTGA
- the fumC gene encoding class II fumarate hydratase has translation MTTSPKTRAERDTFGPIDVPADKLWGAQTQRSLQNFDISGERQPREIIKALAQVKRASAVVNHALGLQDEKKTQAIVAAADEVIAGRHADEFPLVVWQTGSGTQTNMNVNEVLANRASELLGGERGEGRLVHPNDDVNRSQSSNDVFPTAMHVAAVEAITHRLLPAIARLRGTLEQKSKDFADIVKIGRTHLQDATPLTLGQEFSGYVAQLAHGEAHVRAALPHLCELALGGTAVGTGLNAPKGYAEQVAAELAKLTGLPFLTAPNKFEAMASVDALVHAHGALKTLAASMTKIANDVRWLASGPRSGIGELSIPENEPGSSIMPGKVNPTQSEAVTMLAAQVFGNDVAINIGGASGNFELNVFRPMVAHNFLQSVRLLADGMVSFNDHCAVGIEPNRERITELVQRSLMLVTALNTHIGYDKAAFIAKKAHKEGTSLREAAIASGHLTAEQFDQWVVPENMTGR, from the coding sequence ATGACCACATCCCCCAAGACCCGTGCCGAGCGCGACACCTTCGGACCGATCGACGTGCCGGCCGACAAGCTGTGGGGCGCGCAGACGCAGCGCTCGCTGCAGAACTTCGACATCTCTGGCGAGCGCCAGCCGCGCGAGATCATCAAGGCGCTGGCGCAGGTGAAGCGCGCCTCGGCGGTGGTGAACCATGCCCTCGGCCTGCAGGACGAGAAGAAGACGCAGGCCATCGTCGCGGCCGCCGACGAGGTCATCGCCGGCCGGCATGCCGACGAGTTCCCGCTGGTCGTGTGGCAGACCGGCTCGGGCACCCAGACCAACATGAACGTCAACGAGGTGCTGGCCAACCGCGCGAGCGAGCTGCTCGGCGGCGAGCGCGGGGAAGGGCGCCTGGTGCATCCCAATGACGACGTGAACCGCAGCCAGTCGAGCAACGACGTGTTCCCGACCGCGATGCACGTGGCGGCCGTCGAGGCAATCACGCACCGGCTGCTGCCCGCGATCGCCAGGCTGCGCGGCACGCTGGAGCAGAAATCGAAAGACTTCGCCGACATCGTGAAGATTGGCCGCACCCACCTGCAGGATGCGACGCCACTCACGCTGGGCCAGGAATTCTCGGGCTACGTGGCGCAGCTCGCGCATGGCGAGGCGCATGTGCGCGCCGCGCTGCCACACCTGTGCGAACTGGCGCTCGGCGGCACGGCCGTGGGCACCGGCCTCAACGCGCCCAAGGGCTATGCGGAGCAGGTGGCGGCCGAACTCGCGAAGCTCACGGGCCTGCCGTTCCTGACCGCGCCGAACAAGTTCGAGGCGATGGCGAGCGTCGATGCGCTGGTGCATGCGCACGGCGCGCTCAAGACGCTGGCCGCGAGCATGACCAAGATCGCCAACGACGTGCGCTGGCTCGCGAGCGGCCCGCGCAGCGGCATCGGCGAACTCAGCATTCCCGAGAACGAACCGGGCTCCTCGATCATGCCCGGCAAGGTCAACCCGACGCAGAGCGAAGCCGTCACCATGCTGGCCGCGCAGGTGTTCGGCAACGACGTGGCGATCAACATCGGCGGCGCCTCGGGCAACTTCGAGCTGAACGTGTTCCGCCCGATGGTGGCGCACAACTTCCTGCAGAGCGTGCGCCTGCTGGCCGACGGCATGGTGAGCTTCAACGACCACTGCGCCGTGGGCATCGAGCCGAACCGCGAGCGCATCACCGAGCTCGTGCAGCGCTCGCTGATGCTCGTGACCGCGCTCAACACCCACATCGGCTACGACAAGGCGGCCTTCATCGCGAAGAAGGCGCACAAGGAAGGCACCAGCCTGCGCGAGGCGGCGATCGCCTCGGGGCACCTCACGGCCGAACAGTTCGACCAGTGGGTGGTGCCGGAGAACATGACGGGCCGCTGA
- a CDS encoding NAD(P)-dependent oxidoreductase codes for MSHIAIIGATGRAGSRLLEEALRRGHTVTAIARKASAKLAGRPNVQAVDLDVLDGAALEKAVAGHDAVFSAAHFATVPPAAIIEPVKRAGVKRLLVVGGAGSLFAAPGLKVIDTPDFPDAYRAEASAGGVFLEALRNEKDLDWTFLSPSAEFVEGERTGKFRLGKDDLLVSEQGRSWITFEDYAIAFIDELEKPAHSRQRYTIGY; via the coding sequence ATGAGCCACATCGCCATCATCGGCGCCACCGGACGGGCCGGCAGCCGCCTGCTCGAGGAAGCGCTTCGCCGCGGCCACACCGTCACCGCCATCGCGCGCAAAGCGAGCGCCAAGCTCGCGGGACGTCCCAACGTCCAGGCGGTCGACCTCGACGTGCTCGACGGCGCGGCGCTCGAAAAAGCCGTGGCAGGCCACGACGCGGTGTTCAGCGCGGCGCATTTCGCGACCGTGCCGCCCGCCGCCATCATCGAACCCGTCAAGCGCGCGGGCGTGAAGCGCCTGCTCGTGGTGGGCGGCGCCGGCAGCCTGTTCGCGGCGCCCGGCCTCAAGGTGATCGACACGCCCGACTTCCCCGACGCCTACCGCGCCGAAGCGTCCGCCGGCGGCGTGTTCCTCGAGGCGCTGCGCAACGAAAAGGACCTGGACTGGACCTTCCTCTCGCCCTCGGCCGAGTTCGTCGAAGGCGAGCGCACCGGCAAGTTCCGCCTCGGCAAGGACGACCTGCTCGTGAGCGAACAAGGCCGCAGCTGGATCACTTTCGAGGATTACGCGATCGCGTTCATCGACGAGCTGGAAAAGCCGGCCCATTCACGCCAGCGCTACACCATCGGGTACTGA
- a CDS encoding LysR family transcriptional regulator, whose product MDRLNAMRVFVAVVDAGSLSAAADKLDMSRPVVTRYVAELEQWTGARLLHRTTRRLSLTAAGEELLPRCRQVLELAGDMQAAVRHPAEAPRGQLRITASTSFAQAQLADAVADYVRIHPGVAVDLVLLDRAVNLVDERIDLAIRVAAEIDPNLIARRLSDCHSVVCASPDYLGLHGRPLAVEELAQRNCLTHFYFGRSLWNFTRGATGEPVSVAVGGNVSANDAATLMCLARAGAGIAMLPTYLAAPLLQRGELVRLFEDCEPQVVGIYAVYASRKHMPATLRTMLDFLAERFADQPAWDLPHAG is encoded by the coding sequence ATGGACCGATTGAACGCAATGCGAGTGTTCGTGGCCGTGGTCGACGCGGGCAGCCTCTCAGCCGCGGCCGACAAGCTCGACATGTCGCGGCCGGTGGTCACGCGCTACGTGGCCGAGCTCGAACAATGGACCGGCGCCCGGCTGCTGCACCGCACGACACGCCGCCTGAGCCTCACGGCCGCCGGCGAGGAGCTGCTGCCGCGCTGCCGGCAGGTGCTCGAACTCGCGGGCGACATGCAGGCCGCGGTGCGCCATCCCGCCGAGGCGCCGCGCGGGCAGCTGCGCATCACGGCCAGCACCTCGTTCGCGCAGGCCCAGCTGGCCGATGCGGTGGCCGACTACGTGCGAATTCACCCCGGCGTGGCGGTCGACCTGGTGCTGCTGGACCGCGCGGTCAACCTCGTCGACGAGCGCATCGACCTCGCCATCCGCGTGGCTGCGGAGATCGATCCGAACCTGATCGCGCGCCGGCTCAGCGACTGCCACTCGGTGGTGTGCGCGTCACCCGACTACCTGGGGCTGCACGGACGGCCGCTGGCCGTGGAGGAGCTGGCGCAGCGCAACTGCCTCACGCATTTCTACTTCGGCCGCAGCCTCTGGAACTTCACGCGCGGCGCGACCGGGGAGCCCGTATCGGTGGCGGTCGGCGGCAATGTCTCGGCCAACGATGCGGCCACCCTGATGTGCCTGGCCAGGGCCGGTGCTGGCATTGCGATGCTGCCGACCTACCTGGCCGCACCGCTCTTGCAGCGAGGGGAACTGGTGCGGCTCTTCGAGGATTGCGAGCCGCAGGTGGTGGGCATCTATGCGGTCTACGCCTCGCGCAAGCACATGCCGGCCACGCTGCGCACGATGCTCGACTTTCTCGCGGAACGCTTCGCCGACCAGCCCGCGTGGGACCTGCCGCACGCGGGTTGA
- a CDS encoding YqhA family protein has translation MSAPESFDPPTTPVPGRGSPLRPLPKLIFASRWLQLPLYLGLIVAQAVYVVHFLVELLHLVEAAFGSKDALQALITSIGYKTTAPVTSLNETVIMLVVLALIDVVMISNLLIMVIVGGYETFVSRMDLEGHRDQPEWLSHVNASVLKVKLATAIIGISSIHLLKTFINADNYTDRVLIAQTVIHIAFLLSAMAIAYTDRLMGPAPHGGKH, from the coding sequence ATGTCCGCTCCCGAATCCTTCGATCCCCCGACCACGCCCGTTCCCGGCCGAGGCTCGCCGCTTCGCCCGCTGCCCAAGCTGATCTTCGCGAGCCGCTGGCTGCAGCTGCCGCTGTACCTGGGCCTGATCGTGGCGCAGGCCGTCTATGTGGTGCACTTCCTCGTCGAACTGCTGCACCTCGTCGAAGCGGCCTTCGGCAGCAAGGACGCGCTGCAGGCGCTGATCACGAGCATCGGCTACAAGACCACCGCGCCCGTCACCTCGCTCAACGAGACCGTGATCATGCTGGTGGTGCTGGCGCTGATCGACGTGGTGATGATCTCCAACCTGCTGATCATGGTGATCGTGGGCGGCTACGAGACCTTCGTGAGCCGCATGGACCTAGAAGGCCACCGCGACCAGCCCGAGTGGCTGAGCCACGTGAACGCCTCGGTGCTCAAGGTCAAGCTGGCCACCGCGATCATCGGCATCAGCTCGATCCATCTGCTCAAGACCTTCATCAACGCCGACAACTACACCGACCGCGTGCTGATCGCGCAGACGGTGATCCACATCGCCTTCCTGCTCTCGGCCATGGCCATCGCGTACACCGACCGCCTGATGGGGCCCGCGCCGCACGGCGGCAAGCACTGA
- the acs gene encoding acetate--CoA ligase produces the protein MSSSASKNIESVLVENRVFPPDSRATAGARIAGMAAYEALCKEAEQDFEGFWSRQARSHLKWTRPFTRTLDESNAPFYQWFGDGELNASANCLDKHIGTPVENKTAIIFEADDGSVTQVSYRELLSRVSQFANALKAAGIRKGDRVIIYMPMTVEGVVAMQACARIGATHSVVFGGFSAKALQERIIDAGAVAVITANYQLRGGKELPLKAIVDDGIALGGCESIKTVFVYERTATAWNRVEGRDKTFAEALQGQSTECAPEPVNAEHPLFILYTSGSTGKPKGVQHATGGYLLWAKMTMEWTFDIRPEDVFWCTADIGWITGHTYVAYGPLAAGATQVVFEGIPTFPHAGRFWQMIEKHGVTVFYTAPTAIRSLIKAAESDEKVHPRNWNLSSLRILGSVGEPINPEAWMWYHRNIGNEQCPIVDTFWQTETGGHVITPLPGATPLVPGSCTLPLPGIMAAIVDETGKDLPNGAGGMLVIKRPWPSMIRTIWNDPERFKKSYFPEEMGGTIYLAGDGAVRSADRGYFRITGRIDDVLNVSGHRLGTMEIESALVSKTDLVAEAAVVGRPDDVTGEAVCAFVVLKRARPTGEEAKQIANELRNWVAKEIGPIAKPKDIRFGENLPKTRSGKIMRRLLRSIAKGEAITQDTSTLENPAILEQLSQTN, from the coding sequence ATGAGCAGCAGCGCATCGAAGAACATCGAATCCGTTCTGGTGGAGAACCGCGTGTTCCCCCCCGATTCCCGCGCCACCGCCGGCGCCCGCATTGCCGGCATGGCCGCCTACGAGGCGCTGTGCAAGGAAGCGGAACAGGATTTCGAAGGCTTCTGGAGCCGCCAGGCCCGGAGCCACCTGAAGTGGACCCGGCCCTTCACCCGGACGCTCGACGAATCGAACGCGCCGTTCTACCAGTGGTTCGGCGACGGCGAACTCAACGCCAGCGCCAACTGCCTCGACAAGCACATCGGCACGCCGGTCGAGAACAAGACCGCCATCATCTTCGAAGCCGACGACGGCAGCGTCACCCAGGTGAGCTACAGGGAACTGCTTTCCCGCGTGAGCCAGTTCGCCAACGCGCTCAAGGCCGCGGGCATCCGCAAGGGCGACCGCGTCATCATCTACATGCCGATGACCGTCGAGGGCGTGGTCGCGATGCAGGCCTGCGCGCGCATCGGCGCCACGCACAGCGTGGTGTTCGGCGGCTTCTCGGCCAAGGCGCTGCAGGAGCGGATCATCGACGCCGGCGCGGTGGCCGTGATCACCGCCAACTACCAGCTGCGCGGCGGCAAGGAACTGCCGCTCAAGGCGATCGTCGACGACGGCATCGCGCTCGGCGGCTGCGAGTCGATCAAGACCGTGTTCGTCTACGAGCGCACCGCGACCGCATGGAACCGCGTCGAAGGCCGCGACAAGACCTTTGCGGAAGCGCTGCAGGGGCAGTCGACCGAATGCGCCCCCGAGCCGGTGAATGCCGAGCATCCGCTCTTCATCCTCTACACCTCGGGTTCCACCGGCAAGCCCAAGGGCGTGCAGCACGCCACCGGCGGCTATCTGCTGTGGGCGAAGATGACGATGGAATGGACCTTCGACATCCGCCCGGAAGACGTGTTCTGGTGCACCGCCGACATCGGCTGGATCACCGGCCACACCTACGTGGCCTACGGGCCGCTCGCGGCCGGCGCCACGCAGGTGGTGTTCGAGGGCATTCCCACCTTCCCGCATGCAGGCCGCTTCTGGCAGATGATCGAGAAGCACGGCGTGACGGTGTTCTACACCGCGCCGACCGCGATCCGTTCGCTCATCAAGGCGGCCGAAAGCGACGAGAAGGTGCATCCGAGGAACTGGAACCTCTCGAGCCTGCGCATCCTCGGCTCGGTCGGCGAGCCGATCAATCCCGAAGCGTGGATGTGGTACCACCGGAACATCGGCAACGAGCAGTGCCCGATCGTCGACACCTTCTGGCAGACCGAGACTGGCGGCCACGTGATCACGCCACTGCCGGGCGCCACGCCGCTGGTGCCGGGCTCCTGCACCCTGCCGCTGCCGGGCATCATGGCCGCGATCGTCGACGAGACCGGCAAGGACCTACCGAACGGCGCGGGCGGCATGCTGGTCATCAAGCGGCCCTGGCCTTCGATGATCCGCACGATCTGGAACGACCCCGAACGCTTCAAGAAGAGCTATTTCCCCGAGGAGATGGGCGGCACGATCTACCTCGCCGGCGACGGCGCGGTGCGCAGCGCCGACCGCGGCTACTTCCGCATCACCGGCCGGATCGACGACGTGCTCAACGTTTCCGGCCACCGGCTCGGCACGATGGAGATCGAGTCGGCGCTGGTGTCCAAGACCGACCTCGTGGCCGAGGCCGCCGTGGTCGGCCGGCCCGACGACGTGACGGGCGAAGCGGTGTGCGCCTTCGTGGTGCTCAAGCGCGCGCGCCCGACCGGCGAGGAGGCCAAGCAGATCGCCAACGAGCTGCGCAACTGGGTGGCCAAGGAGATCGGGCCGATCGCCAAGCCGAAGGACATCCGCTTCGGCGAGAACCTGCCCAAGACGCGCAGCGGCAAGATCATGCGCCGCCTGCTGCGCAGCATCGCCAAGGGCGAGGCGATCACCCAGGACACCTCGACCCTCGAAAATCCCGCGATTCTGGAACAGTTGTCACAGACCAACTGA
- a CDS encoding LapA family protein, translated as MGVRSAFVFAVLLLIAALAALNWGTLSAPVPMSLGFMTLSAPLGLVMLGLTAALGVFFLVYVLYLHSTVMMDAKRHNREMQVQRDLADKAEASRFTELRNFLEAQENKHMAQNAENHAALLARLGQVENVIRQRSEQSDNIVAAHIGQLEDRIERRPLPTDIDPRV; from the coding sequence ATGGGCGTGAGATCTGCTTTCGTTTTTGCCGTTCTGCTGCTGATCGCGGCGCTGGCCGCGCTCAACTGGGGCACCTTGTCGGCGCCCGTGCCGATGTCGCTCGGCTTCATGACGCTGTCCGCGCCGCTCGGCCTGGTGATGCTGGGGCTCACGGCGGCACTGGGCGTGTTCTTCCTCGTCTATGTGCTGTACCTGCACAGCACGGTGATGATGGATGCCAAGCGCCACAACCGCGAGATGCAGGTTCAGCGCGATCTCGCCGACAAGGCCGAGGCCTCGCGCTTCACCGAGCTGCGCAATTTCCTCGAAGCGCAGGAAAACAAGCACATGGCGCAGAACGCCGAGAACCACGCGGCGCTGCTCGCACGGCTGGGGCAGGTCGAGAACGTGATCCGCCAGCGCTCGGAGCAATCCGACAACATCGTGGCGGCGCACATCGGCCAGCTCGAGGACCGCATCGAGCGCCGGCCGCTGCCCACCGACATCGACCCGCGCGTCTGA
- a CDS encoding c-type cytochrome: MKRLLSFALLGLGLAAPAFADLALATSKNCMSCHAVDRKVLGPSFKDVAAKYKGNAGAADMLAAKIIKGGSGVWGPVPMPANNQVSEADAKKLAAWVLTTK, translated from the coding sequence ATGAAAAGACTTCTGTCGTTCGCGCTTCTGGGCCTTGGCCTTGCGGCGCCCGCTTTCGCAGACCTGGCGCTCGCCACGTCGAAGAACTGCATGAGCTGCCACGCGGTGGACCGCAAGGTGCTCGGCCCCTCCTTCAAGGACGTGGCGGCCAAGTACAAGGGCAATGCCGGCGCGGCCGACATGCTGGCGGCCAAGATCATCAAGGGGGGGTCGGGGGTCTGGGGGCCGGTGCCGATGCCGGCGAACAACCAGGTCAGCGAAGCGGATGCGAAGAAGCTCGCCGCCTGGGTGCTGACGACGAAGTAG
- a CDS encoding TIGR04438 family Trp-rich protein has translation MLFLLLGLLGVALKYFEIGMVAEWSWWIVLSPFAMAVAWWAWADWSGYTKRKVVEREEARRQARIDRQRSNMGLPGSKGGQRPRR, from the coding sequence ATGTTGTTTCTGCTGTTGGGCCTGCTGGGCGTGGCCCTGAAGTATTTCGAGATCGGCATGGTCGCCGAATGGAGCTGGTGGATCGTGCTCTCGCCTTTCGCGATGGCCGTGGCGTGGTGGGCCTGGGCCGACTGGTCGGGCTACACGAAGCGCAAGGTCGTCGAGCGCGAAGAGGCGCGCCGCCAGGCCCGCATCGACCGCCAGCGCAGCAACATGGGCCTGCCGGGCAGCAAGGGCGGTCAGCGGCCGCGCCGCTGA